The Streptomyces sp. R28 region GGATACGGAGCTGTCTCCCGTCGGCGCCGGTGCAGGGCGGCACACATCCGGGATTCCGAGCGATGCCACCGGCAGTTCCCCGCAGGCCGGCGACGGCTGGTCCCTGCCGGCTTCGGCGGACCAGGGGTGGGTCTCCGCCCGATCGGCGGACCAGGGCCCGTCTCCTGTCTGGCGGCCGACGGCAGGCCAGGACGCTCGCCCCTACCGGTGGGAAGGACAGGCCGGGCTTCCCGTTCAGCCGACGAGACCCACAAGGCACAGCCCCTCGCCCTTGTCGCCCGCGAGTCCGGGCCCGATGTCGTCACTCGCCGACCACGCACGACGCTCCAACCCGCCCAAAGACACCCCGTCGGCTCAGTCATCGACCGCTCGTCGGTCGGCCGACCTGCCCCCTACTCACGACGCCATGATCTGCGTGGCCCTCCCGGGTCTCGCCGTCTCCACGAACCAGGGGCAGTTGACGGGCCGGGGCCTCGAGGGGTTCTACCGCGCGGGCCGGCGCGTGCTCTCGCGCTGCCAGGTCCGTGTGGCCGGACGCGAACCGCTGCCGGTCCAAGCTCGGATGACGGCGGCCGACTGTGCTCGTTTCGTGGGCACGCTGCGCACCTCCCCGCAGGCGGGCCCGGACCCGGACGTCGTCGTCGTGCGAACCCGTCACGCCGACGGGACCGAGCGGATCACGCTGCACAGTGCGGCCGTGCGCCCGCTGCTTGTGCCGGTCGAGGTCGCGCTGGGTACGGACTTGGCCGACCTCGGTGCGATCGCGTGCGGCAACTCGGGGCAGGAAGTGCCCGCCACGGTCCACGATTCGGGCCTGCGCTGGTCGTCCGCCCATGGGAACTCGACAGTGACGGCCGACCCGTCGCCTGCCGACGCGCTGGCCTCCGCGGGGCTGCTGCGCTGGGAGTTCGCACTGCCCCCGGGCGGCAGCGTGAGCATCGAGCTGCGGGTGCGTCTGGACGGGGCGGGACCCGTGCGGGCCGTTGGCCGAGCGGCTACGAGCCCGCTGGCTCCCGCGCGGGCGGCCGGTGACGATCCCAGAGTGGAGGCCCTGCTGCGGACGAGCGTCGAGGACCTCCAGGCCCTCCTGCTGCGGGACCACGCGCACCCCGCCGACACACACCTGGCCGCCGGGGTTCCCTGGCGCTGCGGCCTGGCCCCGGCCGAGGCCCTCGCCGCGGCCCGGATGACCCTGCCCCTGGGTACCCGGCTCGCCGTGGGTACGCTGCGCACCCTCGCCCGCACCCAACTTCGGGGCCAGGGACCGCAGTCCGGCATGATCCCCGGGCCGATACGGGACGCGGGCCCGCATCTGCCGCCGGGTTGCACAGGCACGGAGGCCACGCTGCTCTTTCCCGCGCTGCTCGCGGAGGCCCGACTCTGGGGGCTGCCCGGACCCGAGACCGAGGAACTCCTCCCGGCGGCCGAGCGGTGTCTGACCTGGCTGCGGGCCACTGCGGGCGACGGCACGTATCTGCGCGACCCGCACCCCGGTGGGCCGGTCCGCTGCGAGACCCAGGCCCATGCCCATCGTGCGGCACTGCTCGGCGCCGATCTCCTCGATGCCTGCGGCAGACCGGGCGGCGGCGAACTGCGGCAGTGGGCCGGGGCGCTGCGGACGACGTTCCGGGCGGACTTCTGGATCGACGACGTGGGCGGCGGCCGACCCGCGGCTGCCCGAGCCCCGGACGGACGACACGTGCCGCATCTGGGCGCCGCCGCCGTCCATCTCCTCGACACCGGCCTGCTGGGTGGGGGAGAGCAGGCCCCAGGTCTGCTCGACAAGGTGCAGACCGCACAACTCGCCCGGCTGCTCGGCGGGCCGGCCATGGACTCGGGGTGGGGACTTCGCGGGCTGAGCGCGAAGGAAGCGGGGCACAACCCCTTCGGCCACCGCAGTGGTGCCGTGCGGGTCCACGAGACGGCGCTGGCTGTCGCGGGCCTGGCCACGGCCGACTACGAGAAGGAGGCAAGTGCGCTGCTGCGGGGCCTACTGGGGGCGGCAGAGGCGTTCGGCCACCGGTTGCCCGAGATGTACGCGGGGGAGCGGCGCACCGACGGAAGCGCCCCTCTCCCGCATCCGGCGGCCTGTCGCCCCGCGGCCACGGCAGCGGCAGCCGGGGTGCTGATGTTGACCACGCTCGCGGGTATCCGCCCGGACGCCCCCGCGGGGACGGTCACACTGCGGCCCGTGCGTAGTGCACCGCTCGGCGAGATCGTCCTGACGGGCCTCAGAGTCGCCGGCGCCCCCTTCTCCGTACGCGTCAGCCGACTGGGTCTCGCCATGGTCGAGGAGGCGGCCGACGGCCTGCAATTGCGGGCGTGACCTCGTACGACGCCACACGGCACGACGACGGAGCGGGGTGGTGAGGCTGATATTGGGCCGAATTGGATCAGCCATCGGTGGAGCTGACGAAGGGAGTGTTTATCGTCAAGCAGACGACTATGATCGCCGCATGCCCTACGACCCGTCAGCCTTTCCGCCCTTTGCCGTCACCGTGGACCTGGTCGTGCTGACCGTGCGACGCCATGCCCTGTGCGCGCTGGCGGTGCGCAGGGGCGAACCGCCGTTCCAGGGGCGCTGGGCGCTGCCCGGTGGGTTCGTACGGGCCGACGAGGACCTGGCGCAGGCCGCCGCGCGTGAGCTGGCCGAGGAGACCGGGCTGCGCGCCCACGACCCCGCCGTTCCCGCACAGGACAACGGCGCACACCTGGAGCAGCTCGCGACATACGGCGACCCCAAGCGTGACCCTCGGATGCGCGTGGTCAGCGTCGCTCACCTCGCGCTGGCTCCCGATCTGCCCGCACCCCGCGCGGGTGGCGATGCCAGCAACGCGCGCTGGGCGCCGGTCGATGAGTTGCTGCAGCAAAGCGGTTACGGCCGGGACGGCGAACCGGTCGCGCCGCTCGCCTTCGATCACGCGCAGATCCTGGCCGACGGGGTGGAGCGCGCCCGCTCCAAGATCGAGTACTCGTCGCTGGCCACGGCGTTCTGCCCCACCGAGTTCACCGTCGGCGAGCTGCGCCGGGTCTATGAGGCGGTGTGGGGCGTGGCGCTCGACCCCCGCAACTTCCACCGCAAGGTCACGGGCACGCCGGGCTTCCTCGTCCCCACCGGCGGCACCACCACACGCCAGGGCGGCCGCCCCGCCCAGCTCTTCCGGGCCGGCGGAGCCACGCTGCTCAACCCCCCGATGCTGCGCCCGGAGGTGTGACGCGAGAGTCCCGGCCGGGATGCCGTGCCGAGATGCCGGGCATGGCCGGACGGTGCGACCTTGATCGGGGGCGAAGGGCGAACAGGGGGCCGAGCGGGCCGATCTGTGCCGGGAGAGGGCCGTGCGCTGCCCGAAAAAACGGACATAGCGCGCTATCTTGCTTCGAGTGATCCAGGCCATCGGACTGACCAGCAACCCTCGCAAGGAGCTTCCTCCCGCCGTCGACGACGTTTCCTTCGAGGCGTGCGCAGGACGCGTCACCGCGCTGCTCGGGGCGCCGGGAGCAGGCAAGACGACGGCGCTCAGACTCATGCTCGAACTCCAACAGGGCCGTGGGATCACCTACTTCAGAGGCCGTCCCCTGCACCGCATCGCCCATCCGTCGCGCGAGATCGGTGTGCTCCTCGGCGATGTTCCCGGGCACCCCGCCCGCACCGTCCGCGGTCATCTGCGCATGCTGTGCGCTGCCGCAGGCGTTCCGGCACGGCGCGCGGACGAGGTGCTGGAGGTGGTCGGCCTCGTCAGCCTGCGCGATGAGCGCCTGGACAGCCTCTCGCGCGGCATGGACCGCCGCCTCGGTCTGGCCTGCGTGCTGCTGGCCGACCCGCACACACTCGTGCTCGACGATCCCGCGGACGGGCTCTCGACCCGCGAGTGCCGTTGGCTCCACGGCATGCTGCGCGCGCACGCGGCCCAGGGCGGCACGGTCCTGCTGACCACGGCTGATCCCAAGGAGGCCGCGCGCACCGCCGACCGGGTCGTCACCCTGGAGCAGGGCAGACTCGTCGCCGACCTGGAGGCCGCCGACTTCTCTCGCACCCGGCTGCGCCCCCGGGTCGCCGTGCGCACTCCGCACGCCTCCCGCCTCGCCGCCCTGCTCACCAAGGAGGCGCGCACGGCACAGCGCTCCATCGAGGTCGTGCGCGAGAACGGCAACCGCCTCTCGGTGTACGGCAGTACATGTGCCGACGTCGGCGAGACCGCGTACCGCCACGGCATCCTCGTGCACCAACTCGCCGACGAGATCGGCGACATGGGACCCGGCGCCGAGGAAGGCCTCACGGCGGAGCTGCGATCCGATCACGTGCGGCAGACGCCGGACGGTGAGTTGGGCGCAGCCCCTGGTGGTCCTGAGAAGGCAGGCGCGACGCCGTCGGAGGCGGACGGCGGGGCGGCCCCGGCCTGCGCTCGCGCAGCGGCCCCCGAGGAGCCGCTGACGCCGGACGGAGGGCCGGGCACGGCCGCAGAGGACGAGGCATCAGCAGAGGCTCCACAGGCGCTCATGGGCGAGCCGCGGCTCGCCGACGTACGCGCAGACGATCGGCCTGCGTCCCAGGCCTCCGGTTCGCGGGCGGCGACCTCCGCTGTCGACGCCCTCCCCGATCTCCCGCCCCCCATCTCCGTCCGCCCCGCCCCCAGCCCCCTGCGTCCCCTCCGCTACGAACTCCGTCGCGCCGCCGGCGTCGGCACGGGGTTCCTCACCGGCGCCGCCGTGCTGGTGGTGTCCGCCCTCGCCGCCGTACTGCTGGCTCGTGTCGGACACACTCCGCAGCCGCGCCTGCTGGTCGCGTGGCCGCAGGAGCTCCCGCTGCCGCCCGCAGCGCTCGGTGCCGGGCTGCTCGGCGCGATCGCGTTCGGCGACGAGTTCCGCCACCCCGCCCTGGCCGCGGATCGCGGCACCGTCCCCCGCCGGCTGGGGCTGCTGGTCGCGAAACTCCTCGTCGCCTCCGCCACCGCGCTGGTGCTGGCCTTCCTCACCGTGGGCTGCAATGCCGAAGTGCTCTATCTCGTCTACGGACGGGAGCTCGCGGAAGTTCCCGCCGACTGGCTTTCGCTGAGCGCGAGTTGGGCCGGGCTGGTGGTCGGGTGCGCCTGGGCCGGCGTGCTGGCCGCGGGCCTCTTCCGGTCGACCACGGCAGGGCTCGCGGCGGTGGTGGCCGTACCCATCCTCGTCGTACCCCTCGTACACAAGGCGCTGGAGGGGCCGTCTGTGCGGACGGCGGCCGGTTTTCCCCTGCGGCTGCGTGAGGTGCTCCTGTCGCAGTGGCCGTTCGGGGGGGAGCGCTATGTGGCCGCCGTCGCGCGTGTGATCGCCCAACCCGTCGGCGGCGCACTGACGTTGTCGCTGACCGCGCTGCTCTGCGCCTATCTGCTCACGACCCTGCGGGGCAGGGTCCGATGACCACCGTCCCTGAGCTTCCGGGTCCCGCCATGTGCACAACTCCCCGAGGAGAGCCCATTTCTTTCCGATAAGGCGTCAATTGCGACGGGGTGAGCGATCACCCTTTCGTGTGCTTTTCACCAAAGACCTCAAGGGAGTTGGGGACGGCGCCGACAAAGGATCCGTGAGTACCCTTGCGCACACCATGATGACCGCCGCCCGCGCCACCGACTCCGGTCTCGTCGGCCCGGGCGAACTCGACCGCTACCCCTACGCCGAGGCCCCCGTCACCGACCGCCTCGGAGCCCCTGCCTGGGACGGCACGGACCCGGAGCTGGGCCGGGTCGGCCGGCGCGCCGCGGGCAACCGCGGACGCGGGCTGCACGGCCAACTCGTCCAACAGCTCGGCCAGATGATCGTCTCCGGCGACCTCGGCGCCGACCGCCCGCTCGTGCCCGAGGAGATCGGCCAGCGCTTCGAGGTCTCCCGCACCGTCGTCCGCGAGTCGCTCCGCGTCCTGGAGGCCAAGGGCCTGGTCAGTGCCCGCCCGAACGTCGGCACGCGCGTGCGCCCTGTCAGTGACTGGAACCTCCTCGACCCGGACATCATCGAGTGGCGGGCCTTCGGCCCGCAGCGTGACGACCAGCGCCGGGAGCTGAGCGAGCTGCGCTGGACGATCGAGCCGCTCGCCGCCCGCCTCGCCGCCGGGCATGGGCGCGACGACGTCCAGCAGCGGCTCGGCGACATGGTCGAGATCATGAGCCACGCGATGGGACAGGGCGACGTCCTCACCTTCTCCCGCGCCGACGCCGAGTTCCACATGTTGCTCATCCAGCTCGCGGGCAACCGCATGCTGGAGCACCTGTCGGGGATCGTCTCGGCCGCCCTCCAGGTCTCCGGTGGCCCCGTCACGGGCTGTGACCGGCCGAACGAGACGTCGCTGACACAGCACAGCAGGATCGTCGACGCCCTCGCCACCGGCGACGGCGCGGCCGCCGAAACGGCCATGCGTCACCTCCTCACCGTCCACCCCGAGGTGGAGCGCGTGGTGCCCGCACCCCGCGAGCACTGACCGCACACCTGGGGTGCGCGGCTGAGGATGCCTCCCCCTCCTGTGGCAGCTCTCGGTCTGCGCACCCCCTCCCGTCGGACCCGCAGGATCCAGCACGGATCCTGCGGGTCCGACGGTGCAATGAGGCGGCCGAATCGCCGTACAGTGCATTGTTCAAGCTGTGGGCGACCTCTTATGTCATCATCTGCCCGCTTTTGATCCGTTACGGGATGTGACTCGGGCCACGCAGATTGGGCGTAACGCTCGGCGGAGCAGCGCGATGACCTAAGAGGTGACAGCCGAGGAGGGAATACGGACGCCGCTCAAGGCGCTGTGATTCTTCCCGGCCCCGCCCGCACCGTCGGCCCAATCCCCCAGGTCGGTGGTCGGCTCCTGTCCGTCATGGACGGGGCCGGAAGCCGTTTTCCAACGTTCCGAGAGGTTGTTCGTGTCGGCCAGCACATCCCGTACGCTCCCGCCGGAGATCGCCGAGTCCGTCTCTGTCATGGCTCTCATTGAGCGGGGAAAGGCTGAGGGGCAGATCGCCGGCGACGATGTGCGTCGGGCCTTCGAAGCTGACCAGATCCCGGCCACTCAGTGGAAGAACGTACTGCGCAGCCTCAACCAGATCCTCGAGGAAGAGGGTGTGACGCTGATGGTCAGTGCCGCGGAGCCCAAGCGCACCCGAAAGAGCGTCGCAGCGAAGAGTCCGGCCAAGCGCACCGCCACCAAGACGGTCGCGGCGAAGACGGTGACCGCCAAGAAGGCCACCGCCACCGCCACGCCGACGGCGCCCGCCGCCGACTCCGCCGTCGAGGACGAGTCCTCCGCAAAGAAGGCCGCCGCCAAGAAGACGACCGCCAAGAAGGCGGCCGCGAAGAAGACCGTCGCCAAGAAGACGGCGGCGAAGAAGACCACCGCCAAGAAGGACGACGCCGAGCTGGTCGAGGACGAGGTCCTCGAGGACACCAAGCCCGGCGACGAGCCCGAGGGCGCCGAGAGCGCCGGCTTCGTTCTCTCCGACGAGGACGAGGACGACGCGCCCGCGCAGCAGGTCGCCGCCGCCGGTGCCACCGCCGACCCGGTCAAGGACTACCTGAAGCAGATCGGCAAGGTCCCCCTGCTCAACGCCGAGCAGGAGGTCGAGCTCGCCAAGCGCATCGAGGCGGGCCTCTTCGCCGAGGACAAGCTGTCCAACGCCGACAAGCTCGCCCCGAAGCTCAAGCGCGAGCTGGAGATCATCGCCGAGGACGGCCGCCGCGCCAAGAACCACCTCTTGGAGGCCAACCTCCGTCTGGTGGTCTCCCTGGCCAAGCGCTACACGGGCCGCGGCATGCTCTTCCTGGACCTCATCCAGGAGGGCAACCTCGGTCTGATCCGCGCGGTCGAGAAGTTCGACTACACCAAGGGCTACAAGTTCTCCACGTACGCCACCTGGTGGATCCGTCAGGCGATCACCCGCGCCATGGCCGACCAGGCCCGCACCATCCGTATCCCGGTGCACATGGTCGAGGTCATCAACAAGCTCGCGCGCGTGCAGCGCCAGATGCTCCAGGACCTGGGCCGCGAGCCCACCCCGGAGGAGCTGGCCAAGGAACTCGACATGACCCCGGAGAAGGTCATCGAGGTCCAGAAGTACGGCCGCGAGCCCATTTCGCTGCACACCCCCCTGGGCGAGGACGGCGACAGCGAGTTCGGTGACCTCATCGAGGACTCCGAGGCCGTCGTCCCGGCCGACGCGGTCAGCTTCACGCTCCTGCAGGAGCAGCTGCACTCCGTCCTCGACACCCTGTCCGAGCGCGAGGCGGGCGTCGTCTCCATGCGCTTCGGTCTCACTGACGGTCAGCCGAAGACCCTCGACGAGATCGGCAAGGTGTACGGCGTGACGCGTGAGCGCATCCGCCAGATCGAGTCGAAGACGATGTCGAAGCTGCGCCACCCGTCGCGGTCCCAGGTGCTGCGCGACTACCTCGACTAGTCGCCTCCGTACGATGCGAAAGGCCCGGTCTCCCGTGTGGGGACCGGGCCTTCGCGCTGTCGCGCGGGTGCGGGGTGCGGCGGGCTGGATCACTCTGGGTTTCCCATGACCACCCAAGAGTGAGGAGCGTCATGCGCCGTCCCTTTACCCGGGCGCTGACCCGGCCGCTTGCTCTGGCGGCTGTGGCAGCTGCCATACCGCTGGTGTCCGCTGCCCCTGTGGCTGCCGACAGTGTCGTCGTCGGCGGGTTTCCGGTCGATGTGTCCCAGAGTCCGTGGACCGTGGCGCTGTCCAGTCGTGACCGGTTCGGTGGTACGCGGGCGGGTCAGTTCTGCGTCGGTGTGGCGGTCAGTCGCTCCACCGTGCTCACCGCGGCCCACTGTATGCGTGAGGAGGTCCTGGGCTCGTCGCCGGACGGGGTGCGTGACCTCAGCGTCATCGCCGGCCGTACGGATCTGCTGTCGAACCGGGGGCAGGAGATCCGCGTCCGCGACACCTGGGTGAACCCGGCTTACGACAGTGTGACCAACGCGGGGGACTACGCCGTGGTCACCCTCGCCCAGCCGCTTTCGCCGAGCTCGGTCATCAGGATGGCGCGCACCGGTGATCCCGCCTATGTGCCGGGCACGTCGGCCCTGGTCTACGGGTGGGGGGACGTCACGGGCGCGGGTGACTACGCGCGCAGTCTGCGGGCGGCGCGCGTGCATGTGATGTCCGATGCCCAGTGCAGGGCGGCGTATCCGGGCGGGGGCAACGGAAGGTACCTGGCCGACAGCATGGTCTGCGCCGGGGAACAGGTAGGAGGCCGGGACGCCTGTCAGGGGGACAGCGGAGGGCCGCTGGTCGCTCAGGGGAAGCTGATCGGGCTCGTTTCCTGGGGGAGCGGCTGCGGTCGTGCGGGCACGCCTGGCGTCTACACGCGGGTGTCCGACGCCGTGCGGTCCCTGGGGTGGCGCGCGGCCGGGGTCCGCGACCACCGTAGGGGCGGCTGACGGGGCCGCCCTCGGCGCCTGCGGAGGGCCCGCAGGATATGAGCGCGGGCGGCCGCCCCTGCTGTCAGGGGCGGCCGCCCGTCGACCGGCCTGTGCCGGAAGCTGGCTCGTCGTGATGCGAGGTGTCAGCGCTCTTCTTCGGACGCCGATGCGGGAGCGGACGTCAGCCGCTCCGTCTCGTCCTGTATCTCAGCGGCGATCTTCTTGAGTTCCGGCTCGAACTTGCGGCCGTGGTGGGCGCAGAAGAGCAGTTCTCCGCCGCTGAGCAGGACAACGCGCACGTACGCCTGTGCGCCGCAGCGGTCGCAGCGGTCAGCGGCCGTCAGCGGGCTCGCGGGGGTCAGAACAGTAGTCACGTCGCCTCTTCTCTAGCTCGACGAGCTGTCGTACCAGGGTCAACATCCAACCAGCCCCAAAACGTTCCCGCTCGCGGCTTCTCCCAGAGAGAAATTTTTTTCGGGGGCGGCTGGCTGCTGCCGGTTTGGCGGCGAATGTGCCGTATCGCGTGTCTGTCGGCTTACGGTTTCGCGCTGTCGGTCAAGGTCGGTCCTCCCGGCTGGCTTGCCGGTTCGTTCATGAGGACGTGCCCGGAGCCTAAATGGTTCATGCCTGGAAGGGAACGTGATATGTACTTCACCCCATCGAGGGATCGAACACGCATGCGACCCTGGACTAGTCTGTGTTTCGCACGAGGGTGGCGTTACAACGGCTCTACCAGGCCTCGGTACCCTCTTGACGGCAACCCAAGCCGCGCCCTTACCCACTGGGGCCCCATATGAAATTCAGCGAGGAGCGAACCGCGTGACCGCCGAGACGTCCGTGCCGTCCACAGCGCTGCTGGCAGGAGCAGACCGGGACGGGTCCAACTACACCGCGCGGCACCTGCTCGTCCTCGAGGGGCTCGAGGCCGTACGCAAGCGCCCGGGCATGTATATCGGGTCGACCGACAGCCGCGGTCTGATGCACTGCCTGTGGGAGATCATCGACAACTCCGTCGACGAGGCCCTCGGCGGGTACTGCGACCACATCGAGGTGATCCTCCACGACGACGGGTCCGTGGAGGTCCGGGACAACGGCCGGGGCATCCCGGTCGACGTCGAGCCCAAGACCGGCCTGTCCGGCGTCGAGGTCGTCATGACCAAGCTGCACGCCGGCGGAAAGTTCGGCGGCGGTTCGTACGCCGCGTCCGGCGGTCTGCACGGCGTGGGCGCCTCCGTGGTGAACGCCCTGTCCGCGCGGCTGGACGTCGAGGTGGACCGGAGCGGTCACACCCACGCCATCAGCTTCCGGCGTGGCGTTCCCGGGGCCTTCGCCGCCGACGGACCGAACGCCAAGTTCGAGTCCACGGGCGGTCTGCGCAAGACCAAGAAGATCCCCAAGACCCGCAACGGCACGCGCGTGCGGTACTGGGCCGATCGCCAGATCTTCCTCAAGGACGCCAAGCTCTCCCTGGAGAACCTGCACCAGCGCGCCCGCCAGACCGCGTTCCTGGTGCCCGGCCTGACCCTCGTCGTCCGTGACGAGTTCGGCCTCGGCGAGGGCGGCAGCAAGGGCGAGGAGTCCTTCCGCTTCGACGGCGGCATCAGCGAGTTCTGCGAGTACCTCGCCACCGACAAGCCGGTCTGCGACGTCCTCCGCTTCAACGGCCAGGGCACCTTCAAGGAGACGGTCCCGGTCCTGGACGAGCACGGCCAGATGACCCCCACCCAGGTCACCCGTGAGCTCGATGTCGACGTCGCCATGCGGTGGGGCACCGGGTACGACACGACCCTGAAGTCGTTCGTGAACATCATCGCCACCCCCAAGGGCGGCACCCACGTCGCGGGCTTCGAGACCGCCGTGTCCAGCACCATGAACGAGGTGCTGCGCGCCAAGAAGCTGCTGCGCGTCGCCGAGGACGACATCGTCAAGGACGACGCCCTGGAGGGCCTCACCGCGGTCGTCACCGTCCGTCTCGCCGAGCCGCAGTTCGAGGGCCAGACCAAGGAGGTCCTGGGCACCTCGGCGGCCCGTCGCATCGTGAACACCGTGATCGCCAGGGAGCTCAAGGCGTTCCTGACGTCCACGAAGCGGGACGCCGCGGCCCAGGCCCGGGTCGTCATGGAGAAGGCCGTCGCCGCCGCCCGTACGCGCATCGCGGCCCGCCAGCACAAGGACGCGCAGCGCCGGAAGACGGCCCTGGAGTCCTCGTCGCTGCCTGCCAAGCTCGCCGACTGCCGCAGCGACGACGTCGACCGCAGCGAGCTGTTCATCGTCGAGGGAGACTCCGCGCTCGGCACCGCCAAGCTCGCCCGGAACTCCGAGTTCCAGGCGCTGCTGCCGATCCGCGGCAAGATCCTCAACGTCCAGAAGTCGTCCGTGACCGACATGCTGAAGAACGCCGAGTGCGGGGCGATCATCCAGGTCATAGGGGCAGGGTCCGGCCGGACCTTCGACATCGACGCGGCGCGCTACGGCAAGATCATCATGATGACCGACGCCGATGTGGACGGCTCCCACATCCGGACCCTGCTGCTGACGCTCTTCCAGCGCTACATGCGGCCGATGATCGAGGCGGGCCGGGTGTTCGCGGCGGTGCCGCCGCTGCACCGCATCGAGCTCATCCAGCCCAAGAAGGGGCAGGACAAGTACGTCTACACGTACTCGGACCGCGAGCTGCGCGACAAGCTCATGGAGTTCCAGAGCAAGGGCATCCGGTACAAGGACTCCATCCAGCGGTACAAGGGTCTTGGTGAGATGGACGCCGACCAGCTGGCCGAGACGACGATGGATCCGCGGCACCGGACCCTGCGCCGGATCAGCCTCACCGACCTGGAGGCCGCCGAGCGGGTCTTCGATCTGCTGATGGGCAATGACGTGGCACCGCGCAAGGAGTTCATCTCCAGCTCGGCGGCGACGTTGGATCGGTCTCGTATCGACGCGTAGCCGCTGCGCTCGGCTTGGGCCGTCTTCTCGGCCTCGGCTTGGCCTTCGGCCCTCATGTGGCTTCCCACCCGCACCGCCCGTCCGGCTTTCGCCGTCGGGCGGTGCGGGTGGCCCCTGCGGGGCGTGCTCGCCGTCGGTGGTTTGCGGCTGGTACGCGCTATGCGGCTTCGGTGGGTGAATCACCTGATGGGGTGAAGAGCGCGGAGAAGAAGAGCCGGGGGTCTTTCCGTTCTGTCCATGCTTGGGCATGTGCTCAAGCGACGGTCGTCCGCGCGATGCCAGAAGTGAGCGGTACGACGATCCCTGGTACGACGCGCTCGCCTCCGGGTGGGGCGAGTCCGACGTCACGGACGCTCCCGACGCCGCTCCGCCGGCAGCCGCCGACGTGTACCTCGAGGTGCAGCGCAGCGCGGCCTTCCAGGAAGTCCGCAGCCGCTACCGGAGGTTCGTGGTGCCGGCGGTCGCCGTGTTCCTCTCCTGGTACGTGGCGTACGTCGTGGCCGCCACGACCGCGCCGGGGCTGATGGCGCGGCCCGTGGCGGGCGCGGTGAACGTGGCGATGCTCGCCGGGCTCGGACAGTTCCTCACCACTTTCCTGCTCACCTGGGCCTACGCCCGTCATGCGCGGCTGCGCCGGGACCGGGCGGCGCTCGAACTGCGCTGGGACACCCAGGAGTTGTCCCGCGTCGCAAGGGGTGGTGCGTCGTGACGGGTGACCAACAGACTCTGGCGCTGTGCCTGTTCAGCGTGTTCGTCGCGATCACACTGGCGATCACGACGTGGGTGAGTCGCAACCGGCGTGGTTCGGCGGAGGAGTTCTACGCGGGCGGCCGGCTCTTCTCGCCCATGGAGAATGGTTTTGCCATCGCCGGTGACTACATGTCGGCAGCCTCCTTCCTCGGCATCTCGGGGCTCATCGCCCTCTTCGGCTACGACGGGATGCTGTACTCGGTGGGCTTCCTCGTGGCCTGGCTGGTGGTGCTGTTCCTCGTCGCCGAACTGGTGCGCAACTGCGGGCGGTTCACGCTCGCCGACGTGGTCGCCGCACGCACGCGTGAGCGCCCTGTGCGGATCGCACTGGGAACTTCCTCGGTCACCGTGTCCGTTCTGTATCTGGTGGCGCAGATGGTGGGCGCGGGCACCCTGGTCGCGCTGCTGCTCGGGGGCAGGGGCGAGGCGGC contains the following coding sequences:
- a CDS encoding RNA polymerase sigma factor; the protein is MSASTSRTLPPEIAESVSVMALIERGKAEGQIAGDDVRRAFEADQIPATQWKNVLRSLNQILEEEGVTLMVSAAEPKRTRKSVAAKSPAKRTATKTVAAKTVTAKKATATATPTAPAADSAVEDESSAKKAAAKKTTAKKAAAKKTVAKKTAAKKTTAKKDDAELVEDEVLEDTKPGDEPEGAESAGFVLSDEDEDDAPAQQVAAAGATADPVKDYLKQIGKVPLLNAEQEVELAKRIEAGLFAEDKLSNADKLAPKLKRELEIIAEDGRRAKNHLLEANLRLVVSLAKRYTGRGMLFLDLIQEGNLGLIRAVEKFDYTKGYKFSTYATWWIRQAITRAMADQARTIRIPVHMVEVINKLARVQRQMLQDLGREPTPEELAKELDMTPEKVIEVQKYGREPISLHTPLGEDGDSEFGDLIEDSEAVVPADAVSFTLLQEQLHSVLDTLSEREAGVVSMRFGLTDGQPKTLDEIGKVYGVTRERIRQIESKTMSKLRHPSRSQVLRDYLD
- a CDS encoding DUF485 domain-containing protein produces the protein MCSSDGRPRDARSERYDDPWYDALASGWGESDVTDAPDAAPPAAADVYLEVQRSAAFQEVRSRYRRFVVPAVAVFLSWYVAYVVAATTAPGLMARPVAGAVNVAMLAGLGQFLTTFLLTWAYARHARLRRDRAALELRWDTQELSRVARGGAS
- a CDS encoding type IIA DNA topoisomerase subunit B, whose translation is MTAETSVPSTALLAGADRDGSNYTARHLLVLEGLEAVRKRPGMYIGSTDSRGLMHCLWEIIDNSVDEALGGYCDHIEVILHDDGSVEVRDNGRGIPVDVEPKTGLSGVEVVMTKLHAGGKFGGGSYAASGGLHGVGASVVNALSARLDVEVDRSGHTHAISFRRGVPGAFAADGPNAKFESTGGLRKTKKIPKTRNGTRVRYWADRQIFLKDAKLSLENLHQRARQTAFLVPGLTLVVRDEFGLGEGGSKGEESFRFDGGISEFCEYLATDKPVCDVLRFNGQGTFKETVPVLDEHGQMTPTQVTRELDVDVAMRWGTGYDTTLKSFVNIIATPKGGTHVAGFETAVSSTMNEVLRAKKLLRVAEDDIVKDDALEGLTAVVTVRLAEPQFEGQTKEVLGTSAARRIVNTVIARELKAFLTSTKRDAAAQARVVMEKAVAAARTRIAARQHKDAQRRKTALESSSLPAKLADCRSDDVDRSELFIVEGDSALGTAKLARNSEFQALLPIRGKILNVQKSSVTDMLKNAECGAIIQVIGAGSGRTFDIDAARYGKIIMMTDADVDGSHIRTLLLTLFQRYMRPMIEAGRVFAAVPPLHRIELIQPKKGQDKYVYTYSDRELRDKLMEFQSKGIRYKDSIQRYKGLGEMDADQLAETTMDPRHRTLRRISLTDLEAAERVFDLLMGNDVAPRKEFISSSAATLDRSRIDA
- a CDS encoding serine protease, yielding MRRPFTRALTRPLALAAVAAAIPLVSAAPVAADSVVVGGFPVDVSQSPWTVALSSRDRFGGTRAGQFCVGVAVSRSTVLTAAHCMREEVLGSSPDGVRDLSVIAGRTDLLSNRGQEIRVRDTWVNPAYDSVTNAGDYAVVTLAQPLSPSSVIRMARTGDPAYVPGTSALVYGWGDVTGAGDYARSLRAARVHVMSDAQCRAAYPGGGNGRYLADSMVCAGEQVGGRDACQGDSGGPLVAQGKLIGLVSWGSGCGRAGTPGVYTRVSDAVRSLGWRAAGVRDHRRGG